One genomic window of Planctomycetota bacterium includes the following:
- a CDS encoding metallophosphoesterase, with translation MSPFSALRRFVAAVWQALHGRPVKATLFAACLAGYLAVDIWDDVAPVGTHDWIADQLKALHVADPGNFHFIVYGDNRGDNPPFASILDAIAADPSIAFVIGSGDLVKTEGKENFRQFIQQVHSRLRVPFIPAPGNHDLEDGGFLWPKIMGPLNYSFRVGPHAFIVFDDNTADSLGESRMQWLERQLADTQDCDTRIVVMHIPLFDRANDILGHCIPEDLSRRLLEILHKGRVTYIFASHVHGYLKGDYEGIPYTISGGGGARLAGSDSERHFFHYLRVHLHHGRVDVEVRPVPSPLSQRWFGPYGYSAWLMVRDLATFQGLETSLLIATIVLGLLLIRPLRRRSGQDAAA, from the coding sequence ATGAGCCCCTTTTCCGCGCTTCGCCGATTCGTCGCCGCCGTCTGGCAGGCCCTTCACGGCCGGCCCGTCAAGGCGACGCTGTTTGCCGCCTGCCTCGCCGGTTATCTGGCCGTGGACATCTGGGACGACGTCGCCCCGGTCGGCACCCACGACTGGATCGCCGACCAACTGAAGGCCCTCCATGTCGCCGATCCCGGCAATTTCCACTTCATCGTTTACGGCGACAACCGGGGCGACAATCCCCCCTTCGCCTCCATTCTGGACGCCATCGCCGCCGACCCGAGCATCGCCTTCGTCATCGGCAGCGGGGACCTGGTGAAAACGGAGGGAAAGGAAAACTTTCGCCAGTTCATCCAGCAGGTCCACAGCCGGCTGCGCGTCCCGTTCATACCGGCGCCCGGCAACCACGACCTTGAGGATGGCGGCTTCCTCTGGCCGAAGATCATGGGACCCCTCAACTACAGTTTCCGCGTCGGACCCCATGCCTTCATCGTCTTTGACGACAACACCGCCGACAGTCTCGGCGAGAGCCGGATGCAATGGCTCGAGCGCCAGTTGGCCGACACACAGGACTGCGACACACGCATCGTCGTCATGCACATACCGCTCTTCGACCGCGCCAACGACATCCTCGGCCACTGCATCCCCGAGGACTTGTCCCGCCGCCTCCTCGAGATTCTCCACAAGGGTCGCGTGACCTACATCTTCGCCTCGCACGTCCACGGCTACTTGAAAGGCGACTACGAGGGGATTCCCTACACCATCAGCGGCGGAGGCGGCGCTCGATTGGCAGGCAGCGACTCCGAGCGCCACTTCTTCCACTATCTCCGCGTGCACCTGCACCACGGCCGGGTGGACGTCGAGGTCCGGCCGGTGCCCTCGCCCTTATCCCAGCGTTGGTTCGGCCCTTACGGCTACAGCGCGTGGCTCATGGTCCGCGACCTGGCCACGTTCCAGGGCCTCGAAACGTCGCTGCTCATCGCGACGATCGTCCTGGGCCTCCTGCTCATCCGTCCGCTCCGGCGCCGATCCGGTCAGGATGCCGCGGCATGA
- a CDS encoding phospholipid carrier-dependent glycosyltransferase — protein MTTRDPTRETRTGRHRWLAPLGLAALLGALFFFRLGDDLPFRTHEALLAVSARNMVLDRPVQLADGSRPSPYLVPNFNDSPRLRKTPLPYWMAAGVAQLTGRLDEWSARLPSALSALGTVLILTVLLGHWCDRRTALFGGAILATSFGFLTLARTALADMPLTLFITASLAALWMGVEASDRRRFAWFTLAGAAAGLAVLAKGPVPLITFPAPYLVAVGFILARLRRPRRPEESGRGEWAWTLGGVAVATVVFLAIALPWPVYVAFRVPHAMAIWHAESVGRAAGELGREEPPWFYFLRLPILLAPWTLFFFCGLALAIGRARRTLQDRPWLFFVGAWLLGPLAAFSLAAGKQEHYILPVLPAAAVYTALAMRYFLAPAPPRTAWPGRGLLIAHSAVAVLAGLLGPAGYLLLRLAPGGLAALGLPPHLATAAVLGPAAILGILGMAGGLAALFLGVRRRLVAGQVVLFVTFAAAFVWAWPTLVGPMARPTTAANFARHVRQVVPPEAPLFAFIEPNHTVVFYLDHPLPVLASAKEVRDKIDEGDPFFLLCDEKHPGEVKQMLGNVHGLAPVLSVSNPYRLHETFWLFRWPENTQTPASEPDGLGAP, from the coding sequence ATGACGACGCGTGATCCCACGCGCGAAACCCGGACCGGCCGACACCGTTGGCTGGCCCCCCTCGGCTTGGCCGCTCTCTTGGGCGCCCTCTTCTTCTTCCGCCTGGGCGACGACCTGCCTTTCCGCACCCACGAGGCCCTCCTGGCCGTCAGCGCACGCAACATGGTTCTCGACCGGCCCGTGCAACTGGCGGACGGCTCGCGCCCCAGCCCTTACCTCGTCCCGAACTTCAACGACTCGCCGCGCCTCCGAAAAACGCCGCTCCCCTACTGGATGGCCGCCGGTGTCGCCCAACTGACCGGCCGGCTGGACGAATGGAGCGCGCGCTTGCCGAGCGCCCTGTCGGCCCTGGGCACGGTGCTCATCCTGACGGTCCTTCTCGGCCACTGGTGCGATCGGCGCACCGCTCTTTTCGGCGGCGCGATCCTCGCCACCTCGTTCGGGTTCCTCACGCTCGCGCGCACCGCCCTCGCCGACATGCCTTTGACGCTTTTCATCACGGCCTCGCTGGCCGCCCTCTGGATGGGCGTCGAGGCCAGTGACCGGCGCCGGTTCGCGTGGTTCACACTCGCCGGTGCCGCGGCCGGCCTCGCGGTCCTCGCCAAGGGGCCCGTTCCGCTCATCACCTTCCCGGCACCGTATCTCGTGGCCGTCGGATTCATCCTGGCGCGCCTCCGCCGCCCGCGCCGGCCCGAGGAATCTGGACGCGGCGAATGGGCCTGGACTTTGGGCGGCGTCGCCGTCGCGACGGTGGTCTTTCTTGCCATCGCCCTGCCCTGGCCCGTTTACGTCGCCTTTCGCGTGCCTCACGCGATGGCCATCTGGCACGCCGAATCCGTCGGCCGTGCCGCAGGCGAACTCGGACGCGAGGAACCGCCCTGGTTCTACTTCCTCCGACTCCCGATCCTTCTGGCGCCCTGGACCCTTTTCTTTTTCTGCGGCCTGGCGCTCGCGATCGGACGGGCACGCCGCACGCTCCAAGATCGCCCCTGGCTCTTCTTTGTCGGCGCCTGGCTTCTGGGGCCGCTCGCCGCGTTCAGCCTGGCGGCCGGAAAACAGGAACACTACATCCTGCCGGTCCTCCCGGCGGCCGCGGTTTACACGGCCCTGGCGATGCGGTATTTTCTGGCGCCGGCGCCGCCCCGGACGGCCTGGCCCGGCCGCGGACTTCTCATCGCCCACAGCGCCGTAGCCGTCCTCGCCGGTCTTCTCGGCCCGGCAGGTTATCTGCTCTTGCGCCTGGCCCCCGGGGGCCTTGCCGCCCTCGGCCTTCCGCCGCACCTCGCCACAGCCGCTGTCCTCGGCCCTGCGGCGATCCTGGGCATTCTGGGGATGGCGGGCGGGCTGGCGGCCCTCTTCCTCGGCGTGCGCCGCCGCCTGGTCGCCGGCCAGGTGGTTCTCTTCGTCACCTTCGCCGCCGCCTTCGTCTGGGCTTGGCCGACTCTCGTCGGCCCGATGGCTCGGCCCACGACGGCCGCGAACTTCGCACGCCATGTGCGCCAGGTCGTCCCGCCCGAGGCGCCCCTTTTCGCCTTCATCGAACCGAATCATACCGTGGTCTTCTATCTCGACCACCCCTTGCCGGTCCTCGCGAGCGCCAAGGAGGTCCGGGACAAGATTGACGAGGGCGACCCCTTTTTCCTCCTCTGCGACGAGAAACATCCCGGCGAGGTCAAGCAAATGCTCGGGAACGTCCACGGCTTGGCGCCGGTCCTCAGCGTCTCCAATCCCTACCGCTTGCACGAAACCTTCTGGCTGTTCCGCTGGCCGGAGAATACCCAGACCCCTGCATCCGAACCAGACGGGCTGGGTGCGCCATGA